The following proteins are co-located in the Spinactinospora alkalitolerans genome:
- a CDS encoding oligopeptide/dipeptide ABC transporter ATP-binding protein: MSTDTELPDDVRTAVPPALSASGLRVEFSGRGGRGTARAVDGVDLDVRSGEIVALVGESGCGKTTLARALLGLERPAAGRVAFEGAPLNYQAKALKAYRRRVQLVLQDPSGSLNPRHTVYDAVAEGLRIHGGAADESDRVAAALSLAGLRPPERFFLRYPHELSGGQRQRVVIAGALVLEPEVIVADEPVASLDASVRGEILELLLRLRDDLGLSALVVTHDLGLAWNIADRVAVMYLGRIVEVGTVEEVLTAPRHPYTQALLSVLPEAGDAEAVVLSGEPPDPTRIPGGCRFHARCQVLASGEADRADVAHRCRTEDPAILTSAPESQVACHYAPNETGRK, encoded by the coding sequence GTGAGCACCGACACCGAACTGCCCGACGACGTGCGCACCGCCGTGCCTCCGGCGCTGAGCGCGTCCGGCCTGCGGGTGGAGTTCTCCGGCCGGGGCGGTCGCGGCACGGCCCGCGCGGTCGACGGGGTCGACCTCGACGTGCGCTCCGGCGAGATCGTCGCCCTGGTGGGCGAGTCGGGCTGCGGTAAGACCACGCTCGCCCGCGCCCTGCTCGGCCTGGAGCGGCCCGCGGCCGGCCGGGTGGCCTTCGAGGGTGCGCCGCTGAACTACCAGGCGAAGGCGCTCAAGGCCTACCGCCGCAGGGTGCAGCTGGTGCTGCAGGACCCCAGCGGCTCGCTCAACCCGCGCCACACCGTCTACGACGCCGTCGCCGAAGGGCTGCGGATCCACGGCGGCGCCGCCGACGAGTCCGACCGGGTCGCCGCGGCGCTGTCGCTCGCAGGGCTGCGCCCGCCCGAACGGTTCTTCCTGCGCTACCCGCACGAGCTGTCCGGCGGGCAGCGCCAGCGCGTGGTCATCGCCGGGGCGCTGGTGCTGGAGCCCGAGGTGATCGTGGCCGACGAGCCGGTGGCCTCGCTGGACGCCTCGGTGCGCGGCGAGATCCTGGAGCTGCTGCTGCGGCTGCGTGACGACCTGGGCCTCTCGGCGCTGGTGGTGACGCACGACCTCGGCCTGGCCTGGAACATCGCCGACCGGGTGGCCGTGATGTACCTGGGCCGCATCGTCGAGGTGGGAACGGTCGAGGAGGTCCTCACCGCGCCCCGCCACCCCTACACTCAGGCGCTGCTGTCGGTGCTGCCGGAGGCCGGCGACGCGGAGGCGGTGGTGCTGTCCGGCGAGCCGCCGGACCCCACCCGCATCCCCGGCGGCTGCCGCTTCCACGCCCGCTGCCAGGTGCTCGCCTCGGGCGAGGCCGACCGCGCGGACGTGGCCCACCGCTGCCGCACCGAGGACCCGGCGATCCTGACCAGCGCCCCGGAGTCCCAGGTGGCCTGCCATTACGCACCGAACGAAACCGGTCGGAAGTGA
- a CDS encoding ABC transporter ATP-binding protein produces the protein MSRSPDNYLEVRDLAVTYRTAGGEIPAVRGVDLAVAPGSKLGVAGESGCGKSTVALALLRLLPKSARLSGSVLLDGEDVLTMKWGRLRAVRWAGASIVFQGAMHSLNAVHRVGDQIAEPILLHGGATPAEAARRVGALLEQVGLPGQRAGAYPHELSGGQRQRVMIAMALACDPRLIIADEPTTALDVMIQAQILRLIDRLVGEHGISMMMISHDLSVLADTCDRLAVMYAGRVVEEGPARTVFEAARHPYGAALSAAFPRIGDPASRRSPRGLAGDPPDPAALPTGCAFRPRCAVAEERCAEIDPVLWPAGPERAAACVKVLDGDGVLTAEAPDGRAAVDADYQEEAR, from the coding sequence ATGAGTCGTTCACCGGACAACTACCTGGAGGTCAGGGACCTGGCCGTGACCTACCGGACGGCCGGGGGCGAGATCCCGGCCGTGCGCGGGGTCGACCTGGCCGTCGCGCCCGGCAGCAAGCTGGGCGTGGCGGGGGAGTCGGGCTGCGGCAAGTCGACGGTGGCGCTGGCGCTGCTGCGGCTGCTGCCGAAGTCGGCCCGGCTGAGCGGCAGCGTCCTGCTGGACGGCGAGGACGTGCTCACCATGAAGTGGGGGCGGCTGCGGGCGGTGCGCTGGGCCGGGGCCTCGATCGTGTTCCAGGGCGCCATGCACTCGCTCAACGCCGTGCACCGCGTCGGCGACCAGATCGCCGAGCCGATCCTGCTGCACGGCGGCGCGACCCCCGCTGAGGCGGCGCGCCGCGTCGGCGCCCTGCTGGAGCAGGTGGGCCTGCCGGGGCAGCGTGCCGGCGCCTACCCGCACGAGCTGTCCGGCGGGCAGCGCCAGCGCGTCATGATCGCGATGGCGCTGGCGTGCGACCCGCGGCTGATCATCGCCGACGAGCCTACGACGGCGCTGGACGTGATGATCCAGGCGCAGATCCTGAGGCTGATCGACCGGCTGGTGGGCGAGCACGGGATCAGCATGATGATGATCAGCCACGACCTGTCGGTGCTGGCCGACACCTGCGACCGGCTCGCCGTGATGTACGCGGGCCGCGTGGTCGAGGAGGGCCCGGCCCGCACCGTCTTCGAGGCGGCCCGCCACCCCTACGGCGCCGCGTTGAGCGCGGCCTTCCCCCGGATCGGAGACCCCGCCTCCCGGCGCAGCCCGCGCGGCCTGGCCGGCGACCCGCCCGACCCGGCGGCCCTGCCGACCGGGTGCGCGTTCCGGCCGCGCTGCGCCGTCGCCGAGGAGCGCTGCGCCGAGATCGACCCGGTCCTGTGGCCGGCCGGCCCCGAGCGCGCCGCGGCGTGCGTGAAGGTGCTCGACGGCGACGGCGTCCTGACCGCGGAGGCCCCGGACGGCCGCGCCGCCGTCGACGCCGACTACCAGGAGGAGGCGCGGTGA
- a CDS encoding ABC transporter permease has product MSAGTDPGIPARRPAPDADPAPSGGPATPRAVARERRRRARARFWREYRTNRAGVFGLAGLLLFVLLALAAPLIVAPADLSVTGPPGMPYEPPSAEFPLGTDNFGRSVLDLVIWGSRVSLTVGFTATFVSVALGALIGIVAGHFGGWGSTVLMRITDWFIVLPTLVLAIALAAVMSRSTLTVIIAIGITAWPTTARLVRAQTLAVEARPYIERARALGAGHAHIMTRHVLPNVMPLLLAQTTLMVASSIIMESTLAFLGMGDPTTVSWGGILQDARNAGAVSSGVWWYLLPPGLAIAVVALAFTLCGRALEAVFNPRLRGRR; this is encoded by the coding sequence ATGAGCGCCGGCACCGACCCCGGCATCCCGGCGCGGCGGCCCGCCCCGGACGCCGATCCGGCCCCCTCCGGCGGGCCGGCCACGCCCCGGGCGGTCGCCAGGGAGCGGCGCCGCCGCGCCCGCGCCCGGTTCTGGCGCGAGTACCGCACCAACCGCGCCGGCGTGTTCGGGCTGGCCGGCCTGCTGCTGTTCGTGCTCCTCGCCCTGGCCGCGCCGCTGATCGTGGCCCCGGCCGACCTCAGCGTCACCGGGCCGCCCGGCATGCCTTACGAGCCGCCGAGCGCGGAGTTCCCGCTGGGCACCGACAACTTCGGCCGCTCAGTGCTGGACCTGGTCATCTGGGGGTCGCGGGTCTCGCTGACCGTCGGGTTCACCGCCACGTTCGTCTCGGTCGCGCTCGGCGCGCTGATCGGGATCGTCGCGGGGCACTTCGGCGGCTGGGGCTCGACCGTGCTGATGCGGATCACCGACTGGTTCATCGTGCTGCCCACCCTGGTGCTGGCGATCGCCCTGGCCGCGGTCATGAGCCGCAGCACGCTCACGGTCATCATCGCGATCGGCATCACGGCCTGGCCCACGACGGCCCGGCTGGTGCGCGCCCAGACCCTGGCGGTGGAGGCGCGGCCCTACATCGAGCGGGCGCGGGCACTGGGCGCCGGCCACGCCCACATCATGACCCGCCACGTGCTGCCCAACGTGATGCCGCTGCTCCTGGCGCAGACGACCCTGATGGTGGCCAGCTCCATCATCATGGAGTCGACGCTGGCCTTCCTCGGCATGGGCGACCCGACCACGGTCTCCTGGGGCGGCATCCTGCAGGACGCCCGCAACGCCGGCGCGGTCAGCTCCGGCGTGTGGTGGTACCTGCTGCCCCCCGGCCTGGCGATCGCGGTCGTGGCCCTGGCCTTCACCCTGTGCGGGCGGGCGCTGGAGGCCGTGTTCAACCCGAGGCTGAGGGGGCGGCGATGA
- a CDS encoding ABC transporter permease translates to MTGSSPSTATATDRTAPGRSRGGRSAGTLRYVGGRVLGSLVSLLAVMLTGFFLFRILPGDPVRAMTQGRAVSVEQMAELRRQYGLDQPLLQQFADYCWGLLRFDLGDSYRYRAPVTELIADRLWPTVLLVGTGTLIAAMLGLWLGTRAAWRRDSVTDRANTGVALTLWSVPTFWLGLILIVLLASGAGLFPTGGMMTPGTTGFADVAVDVAHHMVLPVATMVAVLYAQYLMIMRSSLLDEMGGDYLVTARAKGLRDALVLRRHAVPNALLPTITLIFLNIGQVVAGTILVETVFSWPGLGTLFYQALSFPDLPLVQGMFIFFSASVILMNLLADLVYPLMDPRVRT, encoded by the coding sequence TTGACCGGATCCTCCCCGTCCACCGCGACGGCGACCGACCGCACCGCCCCGGGCAGGTCCCGGGGCGGGCGGTCGGCCGGGACGCTGCGCTACGTGGGGGGCCGCGTCCTCGGCTCCCTGGTGTCCCTGCTCGCCGTCATGCTCACCGGCTTCTTCCTGTTCCGCATCCTGCCCGGCGACCCGGTGCGCGCCATGACGCAGGGCCGGGCGGTCAGCGTCGAGCAGATGGCCGAGCTGCGCCGCCAGTACGGCCTGGACCAGCCACTGCTCCAGCAGTTCGCCGACTACTGCTGGGGGCTGCTGCGGTTCGACCTCGGCGACTCCTACCGCTACCGGGCGCCGGTGACCGAGCTCATCGCCGACCGCCTGTGGCCGACCGTCCTGCTGGTCGGCACCGGCACCCTGATCGCCGCGATGCTGGGCCTGTGGCTGGGCACCCGCGCTGCGTGGCGGCGCGACTCGGTCACCGACCGGGCCAACACCGGCGTCGCGCTGACGCTGTGGTCGGTGCCGACGTTCTGGCTCGGCCTCATCCTCATCGTGCTGCTCGCCTCCGGCGCCGGGCTCTTCCCCACCGGCGGCATGATGACGCCGGGCACCACCGGTTTCGCCGACGTCGCCGTCGACGTCGCCCACCACATGGTGCTGCCGGTCGCCACGATGGTCGCCGTGCTCTACGCGCAGTACCTGATGATCATGCGCTCGTCCCTGCTGGACGAGATGGGCGGCGACTATCTGGTGACCGCCCGCGCCAAGGGGCTGCGCGACGCGCTGGTGCTGCGCCGCCACGCCGTGCCCAACGCGCTGCTGCCCACGATCACCCTGATCTTCCTCAACATCGGCCAGGTGGTGGCCGGCACCATCCTGGTCGAGACCGTCTTCTCCTGGCCGGGGCTCGGCACGCTCTTCTACCAGGCGCTGTCATTCCCCGACCTGCCGCTCGTGCAGGGGATGTTCATCTTCTTCTCGGCTTCGGTGATCCTCATGAACCTGCTGGCCGACCTGGTCTACCCGCTGATGGACCCGAGGGTGCGCACATGA